Part of the Deinococcus sp. QL22 genome is shown below.
GCAAGCTGGTCATCACCCGCGGCGGAACCTACACGGGCAACTGGGAGAGCACCGACACCGGCGCGGCCGTGACCATCCAGACCTCCGAACCCGTGGTCATCGAGAACGCCAACATCCGCGGCCAGGGCGCCCTGATCGCCGGCTTCGGCGTGAACCTGACCGTGCGCAACACCCGGGGCATCTCGCTGACCCCGAACGTGCTGGGCCGCGCCGCGGAGATGGCCATCAAGGCCGAGGAGATCCGCAACCTGCGCGTCGAGGACTCCACCTTCACCGGCGGCGGCATCTACGTGCGGCGCTTCATGGGCGACCAGGCTGCCGGCCAGGGCATCCGGATCCTGCGCAACGTGTTCGTCAACATCGATGGACGCAAGAGTAATGGCGCCGGAGGGTACTCGGGCAGCGAGATCCGCCAGATGGTGCAGTTCAACAACGTGACCGGCATCGGGACTGCGGAGATCGCCTGGAACCAGAACATCAACGAGGCGTTCAAGAGTGCCGGCGAAGACCTGATCAACATGTACGCGTCTTCGGGCACGCCCGGCGCAATGATCCTGATCCACGACAACTACCTGGAGGGCTCGTATCCGGCCAACCCCCTGACCGACAGCCACTATGGCGGGGGGATCCTGCTGGGCGACGGAACGGTGTCGGTGGCGGCGAACAACGGGTACCAGTCGGCGTACAACAACCAGGTGGTTTCCACAACGAATTACGGCATGGCGATTATTGGGGGGACCAACAACCGCATCGAGAACAACCGGGTGATTTCGAGTGGGCGCACCCCGGACGGCACGCGGGTGGCAGCGCAGAACGTGGGGCTGTACGTGTGGGACATGTACAACACCGGCAGCATGTTCAGCCAGAACGTGATGCAGAACAACGTGAGCGGCTGGACCAAGGTGGCAGCGGACGGCAGCCTGTCGAACAACAACTGGTGGTTGCCCAACGGCACGACGAACGGCTCGCTGGGGCAGAACAACACGGCTCTGGGCACGCAGACCCGGTCAAGTGAGCAAGCAGAGTTTTCCCGCTGGCAGCAAAAGCTCTCCACCGCTGGTATCACCATCGGCGCCCGCTGATTCAGACCCGCACGGCAGCGGTGCCCCGGAGCTCTTGGCTCCGGGGCACACTCCATTCCCCCGAGGAGGCACATCCCAGTGTCAGGGAGGCTGAACGAATTGTGTCCCCAGTTTGACGGGCCACGCCTGACCCCCACAAACCAGAAGGGGAGCTACGCGACCTCCACGAGCGGTTGTCCGGGCCCCGTGATCACCCACCTGTGTCAAACGCGGCCCGCGAGCATGCTCCGCCTTCAGCTTTCAGACTCCGTGGCAGTCACCGGTACCGCCCACGTGCCACCCGCTCCAGCTCTTGATACAACCCAGCGATCAGATCTGCACCGAAGCCAAGCCCCTTGAGAATCGTCCCAACGGCTTCAGCGCCCAGACTGAAGACAGTCTTTAACGCAGTGGTAATGGCACTGGCGTCAAAGCCAAGGGCCTTCAGGATGCTGCCAATCACTGCGGCACTCTCGTTGAACACGTCCAACAGAGCCTGCGTGATGGTGTTCACCCCAAAGCCCAGGCTGTTAGCCCGGTGATCGCCCCTGCACCAAAGCCAACCGCTTTCAGAATTCCCCGACCACATCCGCACTGGGGCCAAGAACGTCCTTCAGGGCTCCGGTGATGGCGCCGGCCCCAAACCCGACCGCCTGTAGAATGCCGCCAATGGCCTGTCCTCCGAGGCTGTATACGTCTCTCAGGGCACCTGTGATCGCGTTGGCACCGAAACAGAGCGCTTTCAGGACTGCACCAGTGGCTGTCCCGTCGAGACTGAAGATGACTTTCATGGCCCCCGCAATGACGTCTACACCGTAACTGAGAGACGTCAGAATTTCACCCGCCGCCAGCCTTCCGAGGGCGTACACCCCGTTCAGGGCTCCCGCGATGTGGCGTTGGCGAGGTCACCTAACAGGTAGGCCGATTTCAGGCCAGCCGACACTGCATTAACGCCAAAGCCGACCGCTTTCAGAATGGTCGCGTTGGTCAGGTCGCCCAGGCTGTAGGCCGTCTTCAGGCGCCTGCCGTTTGCGGCCCCGAGTAATTCACGCGGAACAGGATGGTGCCAGTCGCAAGGTCTCCCAAGGCAAAGACACTCGTCATGGACAAGGCCACCTCGTCAGCCGTAAAGAGTTCATTCTTAAGTAATTGTGCGGTCACGTCTGCGGCCAGGTTGAATTCGGCTTTCAGTTCCGTGGCAATTTCACTGGCAGTCTTGCCAAGTCCCTTCAGGGCGTGCGCGCGGATGATTGGACTCTTGTTAACGCTGCATGAGGTTGTGTGTGAGGGCAGCCAGAACGACCCACGCCGCCGTTGTTCTTTCCTCAGCCGTACACCCATCCTTTCTTAAACTTTGCTTCTTTCAAATCTCATCTAAGAGGGGCAAAAATATGCAAGATAAAGATATCTTCAGGAATCGACGTGGACGATCCAGTCTGCGTGCTCCCGTGAAAATCGGCCCGTCGCTATGACCTATGAACTCTGGAGCATGTCCTGCGTGGACTGCACGGTAAAAGGGGGATGACAGATGCGCGAGCCTCGACGCGTCCGGCCAGTCCATCTTCTGGTGGGCGCCCTGATTTTACTCAATCTTCAGCAGGCCTCCGCCCATAACTGGTGGTTCTGGCACTGGGACCAGAGCACGCTGGGCGTTGGTCTCTGGAATGACCTGGCAGAAACGGACGCTGTTCGTGCCGAGTGGGACAGCCGTACCGACCTGAGCCTGCCCCGGCGCAGTGAGCACACGGACATCAGCATGTTTGGCGGCAACTTTGGTGACACCGGCTGGTGGGGGCTGGCGACCATTGAAGGCTGGGGTCTGGACTGGCCCTGGCACTGCCCGACCATTGGCGGGTGCCGCATCACCCACGGGCACGCCAGATTCAACAGTTTTTATGGCGGAACGACAGGAACTGGCAGCGGCAGTGACAAGCGCGGCGTGTATTGCCAGGAAATCGGCCACCTCTTCGGAATCGACCACAGCAACACTGGGGATTGCATGGGCAAGACATATTTCAACACTGCCAACCTCTCCGGTCCACACAACTGGGCCGACATCAACAATCGGTACTGATGGCGTAGGAGGACTGCCCTATGAAACTTTCACTTGTTGTCGCCGCCTTAAGCGGCCTGCTTGTGGTGCAGTGGCTGGCGCCACTCCGCCCCAGGGGGCCTCAGGCTGCACCTGGCATGCACGCCAGTTGGGTCAATGTTGCTCGCTCTCTCGACGAAGCCGTCAAGCTCTCACAGACGGTGGTCGTGGCCCGGGTTGTGGGGGTCAAACGTGCCAGCGACCTGACCGTCAAGGCAGCCGGCGAGCCTAACGGCGTCGACCGTGTGCCTGTGGAGCGCGTGTTGCTGGAGGTTCAGGCCCTGTACGGCAGTGCGCCGCAACAGGTCACGCTGTTTCATACTGGCCTGAGCACCGGGCAGCTGACAGATCAGACGCCCCCGGAAAAGGCACCTGACTTGAAGCCCACGGATCAGGCGGCGCCTACCCAGACCTCGCCCCGGACCACCCTGCTCGAAGATGATCCCGAATACAAGGAAGGTCAGCAGTACGTGCTGTTCCTGCGCCCTGGGCCGGAGCTGGACGGCGAGAAAACCCTGCGGGTCATTGCGCCGGAAGGCCGCTACCTGCTGGAAGGACAACGGTTGATGGCGGTGACAACCCGCGGCGCCGCCAAGGAAATTGCGGGCCTGAGCCTTTCGCAACTCGCCGCGCGGCTCAAGGCGCTGTCCGCAACCCGGTTCCCAACGGGAGATGTCCAGCTGCTTCCGAACTCTCCTCTGGTGCCGGTCAAGCCCCCACCTCCCTGACACTCACCCACACCTGAATCGCTGGAAGTGCAAGGAGCACGCCCACCGTCGGGGGAATTCTTCCGATGATCGGCTTTAGCGCGTAGGCGATTGCGGAAGGCCTGGAAGCCCTGCTTCATCTCAGCTTGGAACCGCTGCTTGACGATATTGGCTCCGCCACAGCATTGATTGGCGGCTTCCTGTGCTTCTGCTGCTTTGTCCCCCTTAGGTCAAAGGATGAAGGTGCACCGTGGACACCATGTTAATGGTCAAGGCCAACCCGAAACCGACCGCAGAGTCCTACTGCCTGCGCCTGGGACAACAGTTCTGCACGGCCTACGCCGCTGCACACCCCGAAACAATCATTACTGAGCTTGACCTCTACCGGGATCACATCCCCCTCATAGACAGTGAAATCATGTCCGCCTGGGGAAAACTGGCCAAACGCGAAGACCTCACCTACAGCGAACAGAACAAGCTGGATCGTCTCAATGAAATTGTCGAACAGTTTATGCAGAATGACACCATCGTTTTCGTCGCTCCCATGTGGAATTTTGGCTACCCGCCGATGATGAAGGCCTACATGGATGCCATTGCGATTGCTGGCAAGACGTTTAAATACACGGTGCAGGGCCCGGTCGGATTGGTTACCGGTAAGAGAGCGGTTGTTCTAGAGGCACGAGGTGGCCTCTGGAGTGAGGGCGCTGGTTGCCAGCTGGAACATTCGTTCAGCCATCTGCGCGGATTTCTGGCTTTCCTGGGGATCACAGACGTCACACCAGTGTTCGCTGAAAATCTCAACGTAGACCCGGGAAGAGCCGAGGAGATTTTTGCTGTCGCTGCTCGACAGGCCAGGCAACTGGCCCATCATCTTTGAAGGGTTGTGTCAGGTTAGGTGAAGGTCATGTGGAACATGAGTCCAAGCGTACTCAAAGTCATGGCCGACTGGGGGAGAGCGGCCCTTCATTGCCAGCTATATTTTGTCTGGAACTAAATTAGGCTACGCTGACTCATCATTAGGCTACAAAAATAAAGTGGCATGAGTTACCAAACACTTAACTTGACAGAATCCGTCAATCAGATGCCACCGAAAACCGCGGCGGGGTTTTCGGTGGCGCAGTTCTTCCGCGAACAGTGGATTTCACTTGATACCTTACTCGCGAAGGATCTCATGGCTGACCTGGATGCCGCGTTGGTGGAGTCATTCCTGAACATCTCTGTACCTCAGGGCGAAACGGTGGTACAGCCAGATGGCGTGCTGGATGATGGTCACCTTGAAGCGGTGGCGGTAGGGCTTGAGGTCAGCCACAGCGGGTCAGCCTCCCCCGATTCGGGAAGGCAACATCATCGTTGGGTTTGATCCTGTTGATCTGCTTACAACCTGACGGCTCCTCTGATCATCAGGAGCAAGATCGCCGAGAAACCCTGCTTATTGCAGCTGTCGGAAGAAGCCAGCTAGATATACATTGCAGAAAATCAATATGCTTGAGGCCACTTCAGCGCAACCTTTATCCCCAAAACTGTTAGACATCAACGGGGAGTCCCGGTCAACAGCAGAGTAAGGAGGAGGCCACCTGTTGAATGGGCGGCATGCATTTTGACGATACGGTGGTCTTCCGCTCCCCTCTTACTGCTCGTTCAGCCGCTTTAATACCGTTTGAAGTGTGGAGGAGGGGAGGCCTTGCAAGAAGGGATTGACGGCCGGGGAAAGCTGTACCGCAGCTACTGTCGCCTGACCTCCAGGCACCTGAAAGGCCAGCCGAAAAAACTCGGGGCTAGGAGCGTCTTCTGTCCGCACCAGGCGGCTGCGGGCGAGAATCTGCGCCACCTGTTGTTCGCGCCGTAGCCGGCCCGAAACCAGCAGTCGCTGACCGTCGGCACCCAACGCCACTTGAATCTGGTTGAGCGTATGGTCTACTCGGGCCGTACTCAGTACTGTGAACCGGCCCAAGTCTGAAAGCACTTTCGTCAAAGCTGCCCGGTCTTCGATCATCGGCACTGCTGATGTAGGGCGCAGCAATTCGGCGAGTGCGCCCACAGTCACCAACAGTTCGAATATGGACGGCTGCCAGCGTGTGAGGGGTTTCACCGTCTGTAGAGAGACAGAATCGGAGCGTACAACGGGCCGAAATACGCTTGCCGAGGAGCCAAACGCCGGAGCACCTGCCAGTAACACCACTGCCAGACCGAGAACTGAACGCGAAAAGGAAAAGACTGTGGATCTTGTGGACATGACGTCTCCTGTAACGTTGGAAACCAGACGCGCGAATCAACCGTCAGCAGCCGAACGCAGCCAAAACCATTGTTCATGAGCGAGTTGACCTTGTTCTGACCTGAGAGGGCATTTGTTCCTGAGACGCTCACAACATACTTGGCGGAATTCTTTCCGTTCATCTGGACTCCGTCCTGTCGCTCGCCTTTGGAGCATCTTTGGATAGAGGCCGGTTGTAAGGGGCTCCCTTGCTCTCTGTGAAAGCTTTTCAATCCCAGTTGAACCGGACGTCGCATCTTGTGGATTTTGATCGGAGGACAGATCAGTCATCAATACCGAATTCAGGCTAAGGTCGGTGGCAAAACTAAGCGGGGTGCAAAGATGAACGACTTTCTAGAATGGTCAGGGATCAGAGCCGGTTCGTAGACCCTCTGTTTCGGCAACTCTTTACAGGGCGCGAGGAGCCAGAACAAAAGGGAGGCCCGATCAGCCTCCCCAACGTTCAGAGCATTTCCCAAGGAGGGAGTGGACGCCAAGACTTCCTTTCGTCCACTCCCTTCTTCTCGGCAACATTCTCCCTTCCGATCGGTCGCCTTCCAATGTTCAGGTCAGCAGCTGTTTTAAGGAGCGAGGCGCTTGACCCGCTGCGCTGCGGTTTCTTCAGGGCGCTGCACAGGCCCCTGTACGGGCCGCATATGGTTTACAGCGCGCGCAGGCTTGACCTCTGCCGCAGACAACTGACCCACGCGGTTGTACCATTTATATCCCTCGACATTAACTCCATTGGCCCGGGCCGCCGTCAACACAGTGCGGTAGCCATCGTGGGCCAAGCGGGCAGCGGTGGCATACTGGCGAGCCTGATAGGCCGCGATTGATTGCGTGAAGGCCTGATCCGCTTGCTGAGCGGCGGCGCTGACCTCAGGCACTTTCGCAGCGTTTTGGGTCAGGGTCAAAATGGCATTGCTGTTGGTGAGATAGGCAGTCGTCAAGTAACGGTACTGGGCATCCAAATTGAATTGCCCAAAGACTTTAGAGAGGTTGTTATAGCTCATGACGCTGTGTACCTCATCGCCGACGTTCACGAAGTTGGTATCGCCACTTGGGCCGTAGTCTTCATTGCGCTCGCTGTCGTAACCGTCGTGCGGGTGAGACTGACTGAGGTGGTGACCCGACTCGTGTACCACCGTATCGGTAAAACCGTACCCTGCGTCCAGCAGATCCGGGGTCAGGTAATTGACGGTCATGGTCTGGGTGCCGGTCACGCCGTCGTCGAGCGCTTGCCCCAGCAGGCCAAAATTGGGCGTTTTAGGATCACCGTCGTTAAAGAGGTAGGTGGCCAGATTGTACTGGGTGGGGGTCAGCTGGGCGCGTTCGCGTACCTCTTTCTGAGCCAGCTGGAAGAACTGTTCTCCGTTGGCATCGACGTAATCCGGTGAACAGGCGTCGTCTGTTGGCAGCGGGAAGAAGCAGCGGTAGGCAGCGGCCAAGTCGCCGCTCAGCGGAGTTTCCCGGACGCTGTGGCTCCACTGTACGAAGGGATTGAGAACCGACACCCGATCCTGAATCAGTTGCGGTTGCAGCACTCGGCTGGCAGGAGCCGCCTCTGTGCCCTGTCCGAGCGCCAGATCCAGGTGAATCTGCTCAGGCATTTCCGGGGGCGTCAGGGCCACCCTGTACAGGGCACTGGGGGTAAACAACAAGTTGATGCCGACATACCGCACGACCTTGCCCAGGTCAGCCGTAATGTTGGAGGCGTAGGCCGCGCTGGCCTTGCGGGTGCCGTATTCCCAGATGGGCGGCATCCGTTTGTCATAGATTTGGTCGCCGTCCAGATCTGCGTTGGTCACGTCCCAAGCATTGGTCCAGTAATCGGGGTTGGCCGACTGATCATAGAACCAGATGCGCTTGGCTGCTGTCTGGTCAGCGCTGGGCGTGCCGCCCCAAGCCACAGTGCGGCGGCTGCTGCGGGCACCGAAGTTGTTCTGGGTGTCGGTTTCGACCGAGTCGGCACGCTCATGGCTGTAGCTGTGGAATTTGAAATCGGGACGGCCGTACCAGTTGATCAAAAAGACCGTGTGCTGCGTGGGATCTACGCCGGCTTTGCTGGCATTGTCAGCCAACCATTGCTCGACCAACGCGCCGTCGACCTCAAAGTTTCCAGTGATTTCGCGGGCAATGTTGGTCGCAGGCACCGGACAGGCGTAGACGGGTGTGTCTTCGCCAGTAATACTCAGCCGCTTGACCACATCACTTTGACAGTTGTACTGGGCAGAGGCGAGATTGAGATAGGTCAAGCCGTCTTGCTTGATCGACTGCTCTTTACCTGAAGCTTGCAGAAAGGCAAAGAACTCATTTTCGAACGAAGTGTTTGCGTTGATCATGTTGTACTCGAACTCAAAATCATTGCCCGTGAGTTCGGGGGTGCCGTAAAAGCTGGGATAGCGGTTGATGGTCTGGTACGTAGAGGGCAACTCGCTGCGCAAACCCGCAAAGTTGAGCTCACGTGGGTCGGCGACTTGGCCCGGCGAAGTTCCCCGGTAACCGATATTGACGATATTGATGTTGAGTTGTTGTTTGATGACGCCGCGCTTGCCCGGCGCCAAGGTTTTCAGTTGATTGAAGGTTGACGGATCGGGTGACGGCTCCGGCGGTAGTGGGTCTGGAGAGACGTTGTTGCAAGCGGACAGCAGACCAAGCGTCAACAGAGATAGGCTGAGGTGTTTTATGTTCATATGAACTCCCAGTGAGGTGAGGGGATCAGCAAAGAGTGACGGAAACCGCTGCCAGGTGACCAGCAGGCCGAAGCAGGTGGAATAGTGCCTACAGCCTAACCCAAATGGCCCGGCGTGAGTGCCAAAGCCCTGTACAGGTCTCAAGTATCTGGGCATGTTTCAAAAATTTCGACGGAACACGGCTTAAGGTTGCACTTCGCAGGGCTGATGGCCTGACACAATTTATGAGAAAGCGTCCCCGGTAGGGGACACTTTCTGTTTGTGAAGACCGAAAATGCCACCGGGGACGCCCCCCGACTGTACCAAGCGATCCTGCCCCACCTCCACCCCGCCCTGTGGAACGACGTCCGCAACGCCCGTACGCTGGCCTGGATGGTCAGCGGCTTGGTGCTGTCCCAGAGCGTTTCCATTCCCTCCTGGCTGCCGCACATCCACTCCCAGGCCACGGTCGCCCAGAGCACCGAACGTCGCTGCCGACGGTGGCTGGAGAATCCAGCCATCGCCCCTGGCGTGTATGGCCCCTGATTACCCGAGCCTTGCGGGATTGGGGCCCGCATTCTGACGCTGGCGCTGGACACCAGCATCCTGTTCGGACGCTTCTGTCTGATCCGGGTGGCCGTCCTCTACCGGGGACGCGCGGTACCGCTCGTCTCCCGCGTCCTAGAGCATGCCAGTGCTCAGGTCGGCACCGAACAACTCCTGCCTGTCCTCGCCGAGGTCAAAGGCCTGCTGGATTTTCTTGGGCTGCACGATGTTCGACTCCTGGCGGATCGGGGTTTTTGCGACACGGCCTTGATGGGCTGGCTCCGCGTCTGCGGATGGCACTTCCGCATCCGCATCAAATCGAGCCTGATTCTGGCCGCTCCAGACGGGCAACGGGTCTGCACCATCGGGAAATCAAACTCGCAGCGCGCGAAACGCGCTGCTTCCACAACGTCACGATCACCGGACACCGATTTGGGCCGGTGGGAGCTCTGGGCCGTCCCACGGACGGCCCAGAGCAGTGGCAGGTGGTGAGCGATGAACCCACCAGTCGTGCAACGTTTGCTGAGTACGGCGAGCGCTTCCAAATAGAGGAAGGATTCTTGGATGATAAGAGTGGCCTCTTCGGTCTGGAGGACTCCAAACTGCGTGATGCCGCCAGCCTCGAACGCCTGATCCTGGTGATCTCTGTGGCCACGCTCCTGCTCGTCTCCGAAGGACTCCAGCTCGTGCAGCAGGGTGTGCGCAGAACCATTGATCCCCATTGGAACCGCGCCCTGAGCTATTTGAAACTTGGTTTACGCGGCGTCCACTTCGCGCTGAGCCGGGGCAGGCAGTACTCAACCGCCTGACGCCCGGAGGCGCCGATCCGGCGCCTCCCGGACGTCGCAAGAAATCGCATGTCAGTTCTGTGGACGCTTTAGAAGGCGGCTGGGTGCTCAGATTTCGCTCTCCCTCATAAATTGTGTCAGGCCGTCAGCTTCGCAGGGTCTTCTTTTTTAGGCATCACTTGGAGAGGTCTGGACACAGCAGTTCTGACGGTTGTGTTGCCTTAATCCGGGGTTGGATATGGGGAGGACAGGGGTGGCCTGAGATTCAGGCCATCCCTGCTGCAACCGCAGACCACGTCTGAAAGGCGGGCTTTTGATGTCCTCTTCTGGTCGAGGCGGAAACGCTGGTTCGCGAGTGATGGTGGAGGTTGGTGATCCGTGCGTGCAAACTCAGGAATTCTTGAGCGCGTTTCCGCCGCCCCAATCCCTGCTGACTTCGCTCTTGTCGCCGTGTAGATCGATGTTCCTGCTCAATCAAATTAGTGCAGCGTGCCCTGGCGACCACCTGCAGGTGGTTGACGTGAACGAGGCTCGAGATCTCCCGAATCGCGGCACCGGAGCTTCGCAGCCCATCCGTGTGGATCACCTCTGGGACGTCATCTTCACCCAGCAGCCGCGTCAGAAAAGTTGTTGCTGCTCCTCGGTCTCGGTGCCGCCCAAGCAAGATGCCCTGCACAAAACCGTGCTCGTCCACACCCCGCCACAACCCGTGTCGGATGCCATCCACCGTCGTGCAGACCTCATTCAGAGACCACCGGGAACCCGCCGGGGTTCCCGGTGGCGCAGTTCTTCAGCGAACAGAGGGCCGAATTTCATGCACCACTCGCGCAACGTTTCGTGGCTGACTTGGCTGCTGCGCTGGTGCAGCACTTCCTGCACGTCACGGTCACTGAGAGGGAAACGGTGATACAGCCAAACGGCGTGCTGGATGATGGTCACCTTGAAGCGGTGGCGGTAGGGCTTGAGGTCAGTCACAGCGGGTCAGCCTCCCCCGATTCGGTGAAGGCAACATCATCCTT
Proteins encoded:
- a CDS encoding NAD(P)H-dependent oxidoreductase — translated: MLMVKANPKPTAESYCLRLGQQFCTAYAAAHPETIITELDLYRDHIPLIDSEIMSAWGKLAKREDLTYSEQNKLDRLNEIVEQFMQNDTIVFVAPMWNFGYPPMMKAYMDAIAIAGKTFKYTVQGPVGLVTGKRAVVLEARGGLWSEGAGCQLEHSFSHLRGFLAFLGITDVTPVFAENLNVDPGRAEEIFAVAARQARQLAHHL
- a CDS encoding transposase encodes the protein MAVLYRGRAVPLVSRVLEHASAQVGTEQLLPVLAEVKGLLDFLGLHDVRLLADRGFCDTALMGWLRVCGWHFRIRIKSSLILAAPDGQRVCTIGKSNSQRAKRAASTTSRSPDTDLGRWELWAVPRTAQSSGRW